From a single Desulfonatronovibrio hydrogenovorans DSM 9292 genomic region:
- the recD2 gene encoding SF1B family DNA helicase RecD2, with translation MSGYFVRGFAWSRIIMGTLKAEVTSLVYFSEDSGYAVARVKSSQEPGQVTVCGAMGRIVPGELLSLKGEWKDHPKYGRQFMVSEFEQLFPASINGIKRYLSSGMIKGVGPVMAEKMVERFGKKVLDILEENPDQLLQVEGIGPKKLQRIRSSWEDQREIRNLMLFLQTHQIPTTFASKIYKKFGRDSVSKITENPYDLVYDIRGIGFKTADRMALNLGVVRDSPQRLQAAVVYVLFMLSEQGHLFFPGAALVEKVVEILGEVDPGLIEKAIDLLEERKKVIVEDLAEQGIARAVYLTFFYGLEKEAAHRLCSLSTHPGAAAEKKIRSHVKALEKEERITLSPEQKDAVINACLNKACVITGGPGTGKTTITRMIVKVFDRLGMKVKLAAPTGRAAKRLSQATGAEAATIHRLLKYNPAGGFDYNEENKIRADAVIVDESSMLDAHLVTQLLRALPVTCRLVLVGDVNQLPAVGPGNVLKDILASQVLPSSMLTSIFRQARESSIVVNAHRINTGHFPVSSAQKPPQADFFWVEQEDIARIQDLITFMVCERIPQVYGLDPMKDIQVLTPMHKGGVGTQELNNILQDRLNPGPDAVVRGSRSFRPGDRVLQLRNNYEKEVFNGDLGWIKQVNQEDSELIIDFEGRNIVYEFDEVDELGLAYAVSVHKSQGSEFPAIVMPVVTQHYLLLQRNLIYTGLTRARRLAILIGSKKAMGIGIRNQGAGRRFTHFRFRLQKAFT, from the coding sequence ATGTCTGGATATTTTGTCCGGGGCTTTGCCTGGTCAAGGATCATCATGGGCACACTTAAGGCTGAGGTAACCAGTCTAGTTTACTTCAGCGAGGACAGCGGGTATGCTGTGGCCAGGGTTAAATCCTCCCAGGAGCCGGGCCAGGTGACGGTCTGCGGAGCCATGGGCAGGATAGTTCCTGGGGAACTGCTTTCACTGAAAGGTGAGTGGAAGGATCATCCCAAATACGGCAGGCAGTTCATGGTTTCCGAGTTTGAGCAACTGTTTCCGGCCAGTATAAACGGGATAAAGCGCTATTTGAGTTCAGGCATGATCAAGGGAGTAGGCCCGGTCATGGCTGAAAAGATGGTGGAGAGATTCGGAAAAAAGGTCCTTGATATTCTTGAGGAGAATCCTGACCAACTACTGCAGGTGGAGGGGATTGGCCCCAAGAAGCTGCAGAGAATAAGGTCTTCATGGGAAGACCAGCGCGAAATAAGAAACCTGATGCTTTTTTTGCAGACCCACCAGATACCGACAACTTTTGCCAGCAAAATATACAAAAAATTCGGCAGGGACTCGGTTTCCAAAATCACTGAAAATCCCTATGATCTGGTCTATGATATCCGGGGCATCGGGTTCAAGACTGCCGACCGCATGGCTTTGAACCTGGGGGTTGTCCGGGACAGCCCCCAGAGACTCCAGGCTGCCGTAGTTTATGTTCTTTTCATGCTGAGTGAACAGGGACATCTTTTTTTCCCCGGGGCCGCCCTGGTGGAAAAGGTGGTTGAGATCCTGGGCGAAGTTGACCCCGGGCTTATTGAAAAAGCCATTGATCTTCTGGAAGAACGAAAGAAAGTCATTGTGGAGGATCTGGCTGAACAGGGAATAGCCAGGGCTGTTTACTTGACTTTTTTTTATGGCCTGGAAAAGGAAGCTGCCCACAGGTTGTGCAGCCTTTCAACCCATCCAGGGGCAGCAGCGGAAAAAAAGATCAGATCCCATGTCAAGGCCCTGGAAAAAGAGGAGAGAATCACCCTCAGTCCGGAACAGAAAGACGCTGTGATCAATGCCTGCCTGAACAAGGCCTGTGTTATCACCGGAGGCCCTGGTACAGGAAAGACCACCATAACCCGGATGATCGTCAAGGTGTTTGACAGGCTGGGAATGAAGGTCAAGCTGGCTGCACCCACAGGCCGGGCAGCCAAGCGGCTTTCCCAGGCCACCGGGGCTGAAGCGGCTACTATCCATAGACTGCTCAAGTATAATCCTGCCGGAGGATTCGACTACAACGAAGAGAATAAAATCAGGGCAGATGCGGTTATTGTTGACGAGAGTTCAATGCTTGACGCCCATCTGGTTACCCAGCTCCTGAGGGCCCTTCCAGTAACCTGCAGGCTGGTCCTGGTGGGAGATGTGAATCAGCTTCCAGCTGTGGGTCCTGGAAATGTCCTCAAGGACATCCTGGCCAGTCAGGTCCTGCCCAGCTCCATGCTGACCAGCATCTTCAGGCAGGCCAGGGAAAGTTCCATAGTTGTCAATGCACACCGAATCAATACCGGACATTTTCCAGTCAGTTCAGCCCAGAAACCCCCTCAGGCTGATTTTTTCTGGGTGGAACAGGAGGATATTGCAAGGATTCAGGACCTGATCACCTTCATGGTCTGTGAACGCATCCCCCAGGTTTACGGTCTGGACCCCATGAAGGATATCCAGGTGCTCACTCCGATGCATAAAGGAGGCGTGGGTACCCAGGAGCTCAACAATATCTTGCAGGATCGGCTTAATCCAGGTCCTGATGCTGTGGTTCGCGGCAGCAGATCCTTCAGGCCTGGAGATCGGGTTTTGCAATTGCGGAACAATTACGAAAAAGAAGTGTTTAATGGCGACCTTGGCTGGATAAAGCAGGTCAATCAGGAAGATTCAGAACTTATCATTGATTTTGAAGGCAGAAATATTGTATATGAATTTGACGAAGTGGATGAGCTTGGTCTGGCCTATGCAGTCAGCGTTCACAAGTCTCAGGGCAGCGAATTCCCGGCTATTGTGATGCCTGTGGTCACCCAGCACTATTTGCTTTTGCAGCGAAATCTCATATACACTGGACTCACCAGGGCCAGAAGACTGGCTATTCTCATTGGGTCCAAAAAGGCAATGGGAATCGGAATTCGAAACC
- a CDS encoding ArsR/SmtB family transcription factor: protein MKEFILTVKALSDPTRVRILKLLEQKSHCVCELQNILEIAQPTVSRHLKVLEQAEFVYSSREGSWVNYCLKPNPSNIYAAAMIKNLGSWLNHDPSITSLISKAQTVDRNKILSRNQDPAN, encoded by the coding sequence ATGAAAGAATTCATCTTGACCGTAAAAGCCCTGTCCGACCCGACCAGGGTCAGGATATTAAAGCTGCTTGAACAGAAAAGTCATTGCGTATGTGAACTCCAGAATATCCTGGAGATTGCCCAGCCTACAGTTTCACGACACCTGAAAGTCCTTGAGCAGGCTGAATTTGTTTATAGTTCCCGAGAAGGGTCCTGGGTCAATTACTGCCTGAAACCAAATCCTTCCAATATTTATGCTGCTGCCATGATTAAGAATCTTGGATCGTGGCTCAACCATGATCCAAGTATCACCAGCCTTATTTCCAAGGCACAGACAGTTGATCGAAACAAAATCCTGAGCCGGAATCAAGACCCGGCCAATTGA
- a CDS encoding permease: MMLQDYAREHVLTCLIPAFFIAGAIAVFVSKAAVLKYFGSKANKVLSYSVASVSGTILSVCSCTVLPLFAGIYSRGAGIGPATAFLYSGPAINVLAISMTAKVLGWQLGLARAVGAIFFAVVIGILMSWIFCRDEAEREECQMHLPDEEPNKRTLLQDGLFIFTMVLVLVFAAFAEPGPGAHNFWTTIYSIKWHSTAVLLVLVCLMAWKWFEKNERQDWIHSTWSFIKMISPLLFAGVLVAGFLLGRPGYPALIPEQWVAELVGGNSLQANLIASVAGALMYFATLTEVPILQGLLGSGMGQGPALALLLAGPALSLPNMLVIGSVMGLKKTVVFSLIIIVMATFCGLIYGNFFN; the protein is encoded by the coding sequence ATGATGCTCCAGGATTACGCCCGGGAGCATGTCCTGACCTGCCTGATCCCAGCCTTTTTCATTGCCGGCGCAATTGCAGTATTTGTGTCCAAGGCCGCAGTTCTGAAGTACTTCGGATCAAAAGCCAATAAAGTCCTGTCCTACTCAGTAGCTTCTGTATCCGGGACCATTCTATCGGTCTGCTCCTGCACAGTCCTGCCCCTTTTTGCAGGGATTTATTCCAGAGGAGCCGGAATTGGACCTGCCACAGCCTTTTTATATTCCGGCCCAGCCATCAATGTTCTGGCCATAAGTATGACTGCCAAGGTTCTGGGCTGGCAACTGGGATTGGCCAGGGCTGTTGGAGCCATCTTCTTTGCAGTAGTCATTGGAATTTTGATGTCCTGGATTTTCTGCAGGGATGAAGCAGAAAGAGAAGAATGTCAGATGCATCTGCCTGATGAAGAGCCCAACAAGCGGACCTTGCTTCAGGACGGCCTGTTCATATTCACCATGGTCCTTGTTCTGGTCTTTGCCGCTTTTGCCGAGCCAGGACCTGGAGCACACAACTTCTGGACGACCATTTATTCCATCAAGTGGCACAGTACCGCTGTTCTGCTTGTCCTGGTCTGTCTCATGGCCTGGAAATGGTTCGAGAAAAACGAACGTCAGGACTGGATCCACTCCACTTGGTCTTTTATCAAGATGATCAGTCCCCTTTTATTTGCCGGGGTCCTGGTTGCTGGCTTTCTGCTGGGTCGACCCGGGTATCCTGCCCTTATTCCTGAGCAGTGGGTTGCAGAACTGGTCGGAGGAAACTCTTTGCAGGCCAACCTTATCGCCTCTGTGGCCGGAGCCCTCATGTACTTTGCCACTCTGACTGAAGTACCCATTCTGCAGGGACTCCTTGGCTCAGGCATGGGACAGGGACCGGCCCTGGCCCTTCTTCTGGCCGGACCAGCCTTGTCCCTGCCCAACATGCTGGTCATCGGGAGCGTGATGGGCCTGAAAAAGACTGTGGTTTTTTCACTGATTATCATTGTTATGGCCACATTCTGCGGATTGATTTACGGCAATTTCTTCAATTAA
- a CDS encoding thioredoxin family protein, translating to MDIKVLGPGCPRCEQVKNLVMEAVRETGVEANVEKISDTMQIASYGVFGTPAIVINGKVKSVGKVPTKDQIKEWIS from the coding sequence ATGGATATCAAAGTACTGGGCCCAGGATGTCCCCGCTGTGAACAGGTCAAAAATCTGGTCATGGAAGCAGTCAGGGAAACCGGAGTTGAAGCCAATGTAGAAAAAATATCCGATACCATGCAGATCGCCAGCTACGGAGTGTTTGGAACACCGGCCATAGTCATCAACGGCAAAGTCAAAAGCGTGGGCAAGGTGCCCACCAAAGACCAGATCAAGGAATGGATTTCCTGA
- a CDS encoding thioredoxin family protein, with protein sequence MKKFAAVIIFIGAVFVLMLLYSIQQGQESVLQPLPQVPAPGMVTMVNLGADSCLPCQMMEPIIEEMREKYEDQAKIAFIDIWKHSDQGQRFRITTIPAQIFYDHQGQEVFRHQGFMDAKSVASILDELLEKQTAAQPAQVSGI encoded by the coding sequence ATGAAAAAATTTGCAGCAGTAATCATATTTATCGGTGCGGTCTTTGTCTTGATGCTTCTGTATTCCATCCAGCAAGGCCAGGAATCTGTTCTTCAACCGCTACCTCAGGTCCCGGCCCCTGGCATGGTGACCATGGTCAATCTCGGTGCTGACTCCTGCCTGCCCTGCCAGATGATGGAGCCAATTATTGAGGAGATGCGCGAAAAATATGAGGATCAGGCCAAGATCGCCTTTATAGATATCTGGAAACACAGTGATCAGGGCCAAAGATTCAGGATAACCACCATACCTGCACAGATTTTCTATGACCACCAGGGACAGGAAGTGTTCCGGCATCAGGGATTCATGGATGCAAAATCTGTCGCCAGCATCCTTGACGAACTACTGGAAAAACAAACTGCTGCCCAGCCCGCCCAGGTGTCAGGCATCTGA